In the genome of Timaviella obliquedivisa GSE-PSE-MK23-08B, the window GCCCGTAAAACGATTTGTTTCTCTAAATCTAAATGGCTTCATGATGCCGTGATTGGACTATTCATCAATCGCTATGAATTTGACTTAGATATCTAACTGCCAATCCACAGGTCTAGAACATTACCAAGAAGAGGAAGTGGAATTATTAGAGTATCACAATTTTGAGGAGGCATACCAAGAGATTGGCAAGTTTTTAGACGATGTTTACACGAAGAGAATTCATTCGTCGTTAGGATATTTAACGCCAACAGAGTTTGAGAATCAATGGAAAGAATGTAAAAAGAGTAAAGGAGAGATAGAAAATGTAATGACTTGATGTATGATGTGGAGAATAAATCAATTTGCCTAAAGCTGGCTTTTTGGATGTCCAGTTTTAGGGATGCATTACAGATATAAATTCGGGTTATCTGCCTGAAGGTGCTCTAACTGAGCAGCCCTGAGCAAGGGGGCTGATAAGTCAATGCATCCCATTGGGATTTTATTTTCACGCAACTCTCTTAGATCGTTTTCTGACTCATTCCTGTGCTGCGCTGTGCGATCGCTTGAACAGCGCAGTTGTTGCAGGCGTTTTCTGCTCGCTTAAGAATTGTTGATCGGTTGAAGCTCATGGAATAGATCTGAGTTCAAGAAAGCTTGGCTTGGTGTCAGGTCGGGTTGACAAGTCGGCATCCAAAGCTCCACTCCAGCAGGAACCAGCGATCGCCCGTGAACGGGGAGAGGATGGAGTCAT includes:
- a CDS encoding IS1 family transposase, whose translation is ARKTICFSKSKWLHDAVIGLFINRYEFDLDI